A single Pedobacter sp. PACM 27299 DNA region contains:
- the iscU gene encoding Fe-S cluster assembly scaffold IscU, producing the protein MAYSEKVMEHYTNPRNVGTLNKDSKNVGTGLVGAPECGDVMRLQIEVDDNNVITDAKFKTFGCGSAIASSSLATEWLKGKTVDEALTIDNMDIVEELALPPVKIHCSVLAEDAIKSAINDYRVKNGMEPIAMPKSHH; encoded by the coding sequence ATGGCATACTCAGAAAAAGTAATGGAACATTATACCAACCCTAGAAATGTTGGTACTTTAAATAAAGATAGCAAGAATGTAGGAACAGGATTAGTTGGCGCACCTGAGTGCGGTGACGTAATGCGCCTGCAGATTGAAGTAGATGACAACAATGTGATCACAGATGCAAAATTCAAAACCTTTGGTTGCGGATCTGCAATTGCTTCTTCTTCTTTAGCTACAGAATGGTTAAAAGGAAAAACTGTAGATGAGGCTTTGACCATCGACAACATGGACATCGTGGAAGAATTGGCGTTACCGCCAGTAAAAATTCACTGTTCAGTATTGGCTGAAGATGCGATCAAATCTGCAATCAATGATTACCGTGTTAAAAACGGTATGGAGCCAATTGCAATGCCTAAATCTCATCACTAA
- a CDS encoding HesB/IscA family protein, which translates to MITITDKAKSKIDHLMQDAQMDDTYFLRVSVKGGGCSGLSYNLDFDNEEKTGDQFFEDRGIRIALDMKSFLYLAGTELDFSDGLNGKGFNFHNPNASRSCGCGESFSV; encoded by the coding sequence ATGATTACGATAACCGATAAAGCAAAAAGCAAAATTGATCACCTGATGCAAGATGCGCAGATGGATGATACTTATTTTTTGCGCGTCTCTGTAAAAGGTGGAGGTTGCTCTGGTTTATCATACAATTTAGATTTTGATAACGAAGAGAAAACCGGAGATCAGTTTTTCGAAGACAGAGGAATCAGGATAGCATTAGACATGAAATCCTTCCTTTATCTTGCCGGCACTGAACTTGACTTTTCAGATGGTTTAAACGGAAAAGGATTCAATTTCCATAACCCTAACGCAAGTCGTTCTTGTGGTTGTGGCGAGAGTTTCTCTGTTTAA